The Juglans regia cultivar Chandler chromosome 10, Walnut 2.0, whole genome shotgun sequence genome includes the window GGGGTGATCTCATCTCACtcttgaatccaaacaaggcaATCAATCGTTGAAGTcttttggaaggaaaaagatttagaaggaaaaaaaagagcaaaaaagaaaattcctcAAGTTCGTGTTCAATAGTCAATATGGGGGATATCGGGAAATAGCTTAAAGGTATGATATATCTGAAACTGGGAAAGGAAAATGCAAAATCTAACTAATTAGTACTCATAGATGCCGATGGAGATGATGGAATAGTGGAATTTTGCACAAAGAGTTGGCTGTTGCTGCTAATAAGATATAGGCTAGCATTGATGTTTACAAATGGTTGCGGATATTACTGGACGTCAACGAGTCAGTGGCAATAATCCCTACCATTCGATTCATAATCATGTATTTCAAATTCTAGGCCAGTTTTTCCCACTTTGACTTCGGCATCATTAACAATGCTGCGTTCCTTCACATGATCCTACAAAGAAAGAGGTGCTCAATTCGTACCAAAGCTTATTCAATTCACGTTCTCGTTCCAGGTGGACGGACGTCTTTGCTATCATATGAAGAAGGCTGCATCAAACTCGTTGAATTGTGATTGAATTTATTAAAGGGATCGCTATAACGTACCGTGCTCCAGCAATTCCGGAAACAAACTGCATGACTAACAATATGATTTGTAATTGCTTAATTTATTATCAATGAGATACCTAGAGTGTcaatacacaatatatatatatatatatatagatatagattctctaattaaaaatataaaaaactaagaGAAAATGGGGAAATACAAAAAGAGAGAAGTGTTGCTAAGAAACAGAAAGAAGATCTATGGATTTGAAGAGCCAGAGAACTTCCTGTACAATTGGCTTCACTCATAGTTTGATTACGCGTCTCGCTTCAACTCTTggattgaatttttatttagtgaGCATCCATAGACTAGTCCAATAACTACATATCTTGCTTAGGCTTCCGGCTCAATTCTGAGTAGTGACCGCCCATTAGCTGCAAAATCTCCTCCCATAAACCTTCTGATGAAGAATCCGATAGACCCCCACTAATCAGGTTTGAGCTGCAAGCAGCCACATACCAGTAGTCAGATTCAATCTCTTCTCTCAATTGGTCCAGCTGCCACCCAGCATAACCGACAAAGAACCTGAAATCCTGAGGCTTAAGAACACCCTTCTTTACCAGCCCTGCAGCTTCATCCAAACTGTTTCGAGTGCCAAAGCAGAGGCCAGGGATCACCTCTTCAAATCCAGGAAGCTTGGATTTTTCTCCGGTTTTTAACAAAAACATGCTTGCCTCAAGAGGACCTCCAAAATGCAAGGAACAATCAGAAAAAGTGTTTGCTAGATCAAGATTACTGGGTTTCATGTGTTTGATCTTTTTGTGAAGAGGGCGGTTGATGACGACTCCAAATGGGCCTTCTTGAGGGTGTCTAGTTCCTGATCTGAGAAGGAGAACAACGGTTCTTTCAAAAGTTCGCACTCCGTCAAGCTTTTCTGTGGCAACAAGGACACAGCCAGTTTCAGGAACTGGAATAGGGTGGGCCCATTTTAGGCCAAGAGATTTGGACTCGTGGGGTTTCACACCTTCACTGTGAGCATCAGACTCTGCCTTCTCTGACTGCAAAATAACATTCAAAgtatacattttatattctagGAAAAGTAAAAGAGCAAAATTTTACATTctcaatattttgatttttagagAGGGCTTCCCcgacataaaaataataataataataataattttttaaaacagagCATGGTTTGCAACTATCTGTGCCAGCATTGCACGTTTAGACATGGGGAGCTGGAACTGGACAGATATTTCGAAGCCCCTTATGCAAAGAGCTCAACCTCATTTAATTGGACTTTCTAACACATACATCATGATTACAAACACCGTCCATTTGTGCCAGGAAGCAACAATgaacaaactaaagaaaaatatgatgcGAGTACCAGCTCATAGGGCATGTGAGAAAATCCTTAAGGAACACCTCAAATTAATCTTGCCAAGGCCATTTGAAAAGCCTATGATTACTACAAACAAACCAAACAAGCCCAAAACATATATGGGGACAATCCATAAGCTCATATCTCACCGCCTTAGTATTGTGTAAGCACATAGAGTAAAAAACATTACGTGGCGGACTTAAAACATTTAGGccttcaaaataatatcattcATTTTCAGGAAGGCAACAGCTACACCATTCATTCGAGAAAGAAGAAATGCATCACCTGTTCCCGAGCAAATAAATTTGCTCTAAACTCTCTCCAGTCCAATTTTATACGGTGTGATTTATCGGAATTGTTTCCATCAGAAGAATTGTTCTTTTTCACACCATCTCCTTCTGGAATAGATCGATCACCGTTTCCTGTGTTTATTTCATCAAAACAGAGGATTAATGCCAAATGAAAGTTAGCATTTAGCACTATTTTGCAAGTGTTCCATTAATTTACATGGACAACAACCAAGCACTAAAATGTCACTCTCACGTGGAGGCCAAAACACATCTTCCCCAAGGGGTAGAACACATAGTTACTTTATTCAAAGAGAATAATCATTCATGAAGCAAATGTTCATTTAGCTAATGAATACCATGAAACAAATATTTGCATTTGcatcaatttattattaaacattttcagaacaaaaaatatgagGTGGTGCTATCAACCAAGAAATCAATGTTCCAACTAGAGACAGGAACCTTATAGGAGAAAACGGCCACCACATAATGtcttgagacaaaaaaaaattaactataaatataattcccAAAGAAACAATGATGTTGAACCTTAAAAATGTATCATAGCAAATAATTCAACATGATCAAGGACGACTGCAATAGACTATTAGTGCCATAGAAACAACTAGAGGAGAGAAAGTAAGCTTCCATTCACATAAGCTTACGCCAAGGGTTACATGAAGCCCCACTTTCTGTATTAGTCATCATGCCCCAAGGTACATGCTTGCTAACCATACAGTTGTCAAAGTTCGAATTTAACAAATCTAATTACTGTGAAACTTTAAGCTGAACTGGTAATGACTAAACAAATACAAAGTTGGAGGGAAAAGACAATGAAATCATATATGTGAGAATCACCTCCAACTACTTGTAATGTGATACATGCACAAGGTGCCACAGAGGCAAGGAAAAGACCTTAAAAACAAAGCCGAAGCATTAAGCAAAGTTGTGACTTgtgaaatttaataaaagaaaatgatgatatagATAAAACTACACAAAGGAATTCATAAGGTGACATGCATGGGAATACAAGATTTTCTTTAGAAACCAGCTTTCTCAATCTCGTCAATCATCAGGGAATACAAGAGATTGAAAAAAAGTACACCTTAtggaagaataaaaacaaaattattgctGTCCCTAGGTCAAATTCTTTTCGGATGACTGAGAAAAGAAATGCAGAACAATTCGTTCTGCATCAGGGATACAGGATATGACCAATTCCTATCATTGGTGCATACAAAAACTCACTTCTCCACATTACATTTTTAAaccttataaattataaatagcaacagcaaaaaataataggaagaaagaagaaattacAAGAGCTTGATcatgtaataaaatattcaactcatattaatttaaactagtTGGACATCTTAAAATTCAGGCAATCTGAAACGCAAAGTAGATCTGGATCAGTTATTTTCTGCTGTAAATAAATACTTTTCCGCCCATAAGgagaaaacaacaaataaaaaaaagcctTTACACTTTCAAATCAGTTCTCAATGGTAAATATATACCTaatctaaatatcatttctatctCTCAAGTTATGTTGGCTACCAAACAGAACTAAGAGTCAACATTGGAAATGTCGAACCGAAAATCAGACACACACCGACCGAACCGAAACAAACCCAGAATTGAAACCAAATCCGAGAATCCCAGTAACCGAAATTCACGAGGATTGCACCAGAACTCTCAcgcaaaaaaaagaaaaggaaaagaaacgcATACCGGAGTTTTCGTGATTCTTCTTCGCCATAGCTCTGATAACCAacgaagaagaagtgaaaaccCTGCGCTTTCTCAAAACCCTGATCTCAAAGAACCCACAATCCCCAACTTTGCGGAAAGAATTGACTTTTTTTCGCAGGTTCAAGGATATGGGTATCTCCGGAGACGAGTTTCTGAGCAAGATAGGGGTTCGAGTGGAGTTCTTGACATGCAAGGCCCACAGATCCATCTCTCCTCCGCTACGATTTTCCAGGAAAAAGGCCTCGGATTTTCTCGGGCTCACTCTGTCCCTGTgtgtctctctcactctcctttTCTCTAGCTGACGTTGGAAACGTTGAGAAGAAAGGTGCCAAAATCTGTAACGGAAAAAACACACACGGATACAGAGCGAACTGCAAAGGGAGGGATAGATTGGAAAAGGAACGAGGGAGGGAATATGCTTATTTTTAACCGAATTGTGCTTGTCCCACTGTGTTTTTGGACGGTGAATGGTGTGCCTGTGTGTGTTACTGTGTATGATCGACCACCTATCAAAAACGTCTTTTTGTGTGTAGGATTTCTTGCGACTTGTTGTGAGAGTGCGCGCGTAGTAATTGCTCGGCACGTTTGGATTTCTTGTGCTTTATTTTTCCCATTGTACTCTCGTTATGTTGTAAAACAGTAAAATTATCCATCAACGattatattacatttttatttcttaaaaataaaagcaataaatatataaaaatactctaattacaaatagattatataaaaataattttataaattaatattgtttgatgTGTttcgtcaaattgtaaaattaattttattataaaatagatctaacgaatcagataaaatcacgtcaacttgtaagattatatatttttgtgtaaattttaaaaataaaagcaataaatatataaaaatactttaattacaaatagattatataaaaataatttcataaattgatgttGTTTGATGTatttcatcaaattataaaattaattttattataaaataaatttaacgaatcagataaaatcacgtcaacttgtaagattatatatttttgtataatttacaGTACTACTCGTTAATATAAGAATGAGATAAAAGACGTTGTTCTCTTTATCCTCAATCATACATGAGTTGAAGACGAGCATTCTCGTAATTTTATTCTCGTGTATAAATGAGCATTCATGACCCTGATCATCATGACTGCAAGCTAGTGATCTTGTCCTGGCCGATGGACATGCATTAAGATTTCTTATAATTAGCTGCAGGAAGTTTATGGGATTCGTCTGTTCTAGCTGGACACATTAGCTGTACGTATAAGTAGTACTGCCACCGATCCAAAATCTGATCACAAACTCTCACTGGCCATTAGATTCTTTGAATTTCACTTCAAAATTGGACAGTCTAATTCACGCAAGGGATCCGAATTTAATGGTCCGAGATAGATGGATCCCAATTAATAACagaatcattttaaaaaatgaacatctttttcctaaaatatagTTCTTGATTCTCAGTAAGGCAGCTTGATCAGCTAATTCACCGACTAAAAGGATGATTGGTTATGTTTGTCTTGGTGAAGTGTGGTTAAATAGATCTAGTTGATTTTCCAAAAGTCTTATAATTAGGGGTTGGGATCCATAGAATATTGTTCATGATCTTCAAGCTGCTAGCTAGTCTGGGTCATGACTTCCGATCCTTAGGCTGCATGTACGCATGGTGCATGGATTATTTACtactttttattatcttttcgAACAAATGATATCTCTATAATAATGTCAATGCAGGGTACAGATCATGAATTAGGAGGGATAGATAAGATACGTACGCTCCATTAATTACATGAAAAGCTAGCTataaaagaacatatatattagaatgtacgtacgtacgtgaggataaataaattatatatagtccTGATCATGTCTTGAGTTTTCTAGACAAgtactaataattagaaaacaatTGATATATGAACAATTTAAAAGAATATGTACGTGGAAACGCACGTTGTTTTGAAGGCTAGCTGCGGGGGtaaatgatcatgatcagtacatGAACACGAGGGGATCGATTCACTCTTTGCATTCGTAAAATCATGAAATGCATGTTTTATGAATGAGAGATGATCAGGACGTTATGTAGTCTAGTACTTCGTTTTTCTTGACgctaaaaaatcaatttttttaaagtttatataattaaattgatGAGATGGAGTTTGCATGCATaatgatcatataatatatatatatatattaaaatgttaaTCTAGAGGCAGTTGGATGGGTTATGTAATTAGGACAGGagactggtatatatatatgagggcATGCATGAGATCATCATGGTCAAGAGGGCAAGCTAGATCATGTTCTAAACTTCTACTAATTAAGATCGAGAACGATCCAACGTCGAGAAGTTCTAACACCCGTGGAATATTTGGAAAGGTACACGTACATGAAGATTATAatgccaaggaaaaaaaaaaaggattacgggattatttcattttattttttattctaaaacaagataattaaatttctaataa containing:
- the LOC108985934 gene encoding UPF0301 protein MAB_4928c-like, whose protein sequence is MDLWALHVKNSTRTPILLRNSSPEIPISLNLRKKVNSFRKVGDCGFFEIRVLRKRRVFTSSSLVIRAMAKKNHENSGNGDRSIPEGDGVKKNNSSDGNNSDKSHRIKLDWREFRANLFAREQSEKAESDAHSEGVKPHESKSLGLKWAHPIPVPETGCVLVATEKLDGVRTFERTVVLLLRSGTRHPQEGPFGVVINRPLHKKIKHMKPSNLDLANTFSDCSLHFGGPLEASMFLLKTGEKSKLPGFEEVIPGLCFGTRNSLDEAAGLVKKGVLKPQDFRFFVGYAGWQLDQLREEIESDYWYVAACSSNLISGGLSDSSSEGLWEEILQLMGGHYSELSRKPKQDM